The DNA window TGGCAGAACTGCAAGAGCACACACACACGGTTCTGCACTAAACATCCTCGTAGGCAAGGGCGAACTCAACTTCTGGCATGACCAAATCAATACTGATATAAGTAGAGACATTGAAGGTTATAAAATCACACCATTTGATGGTGAAAAATTACTGAATCTAATTAAAGTAGATGACATGGAAGAAGCCACTTATAAAGACTGTCTCGAAGAGTTAAAACACAACGTCCTAGGCCACTAAATAGTTAAACAGATAATCAAGCTACCTAAATTAAGCACTATCGACAAGCTATATATGCTACACTGCTATATTATACCATTTATTAActattaaatatttttttccGACGGACAGATCGTACGTTTGTAGTGTAGCTGTCGCTTTTTAAAAATCCAGGCATTTTGGGCCCTGTTGAACCTAAATGATCTTAGTATTGGTAGTATTATGTTTTAACAGAGAAAATACACCAGAATAGCTTAGCTAGCGTACTTGAGATTCGATTGGCGGAATTCCTGGGTTGTGAGATACAGTTGTAATGCCACCtagcaaatatattttaactCCTCCTGAGGATTTACATCCCTTGGCTGCCAAATCAGCGAACAGTCAAAATGTATACCCTGATTTTGATCCATGGGCGCATAATGAGGTAGAAGacaagatattattaagcTTTGTTGCGAAAGGGCATTACAATAGTGCTAAAGTTAACTTTGAGAGTATATCTGCGAGGTCTTCATTGCAGGAGTCCTTACCCAAGGTAGCTGATATGTTAGCGGAGCAGTTTTCCAAGGTTGTGAACCTGAGGGAGCAAACCATTAACAAAGTATCTTCCGTGCCAGATAAGTCTATCGGTGGAAAACCGAGGTTCACAGATCTAGCGGGTCCTGGATTTAGTCTTCCTAATAGGGTCACTTTGACAGATCAGAGGAAGTCACAGTGGCTTCAGGAATTGAGTTCACCCAATGTCTCTTTATTCAAGTTATGTAGATCAATTCCTCATGGGTTTAAGAGGAAGCAGATCCTAGAGCAGTGCTATTTGAGACAAATTCCTTTGCAACGAGCCATTTGGTTGATAAAAAGTAGTTATTCAATGGAATGGAAGTCGTTGATGAGCAAATTAAAGCCAGGGCAAATCAATAAAACGATAATAAGCCAGCTGTACAACCTCTGGACCAATAATATGGTTAGCATAATGGAAAGATTGGTATTTGAAATGCCTAAATACTACAATGATAATGCCCAACTAAAGGTCTGGAAGTTACGTGTGTCGTATTACATAAACCTCTTAGGAAACTGCTACAGTATGGGGTTGATGGATAAGGCCGTGTTCAATCATTGGTTAgttgaatttgttgaaaaggtAGAGAACTTTGAATTTCTACCTTTGACCCTACATTTATTGAATGTTTTTTGGTGTGGCATTTGCCCTCTAACGAACGACCTTGATTCTTCCAACGATACTTTTCttatatcaaaaataacaaGTGTCTTACTCCAAAAGTATCACATAGTCTCTCAAAGTAAGTCTATGATTAACGATGAAAACTATATCATTAATGATCTGCAGCGTAATGCAAAGCTGAAGGAAAACATATTATTCAGAATCAAATCGTATATCCTTGATATTTTCCATAATCAATCTTTGGAAGCGTTTATCATGCCCAATCAGAATTGGGATACATACAAAAATTGCCTTTATGAAATTATTGCCCTGGAAAAGATAGTGGGTGAACAGTATACTGTTATAAAGAGGAAAATGGAACTAATTACTTACAGAAATGACTCCCTTAAGTTTAATTCTTTCATTCAATGCCCCAAAGGCTCACCTCTACTCTGTGATAGCGAAAGCAGTATGGATTATAACAGCAAATATGATTTACACAGCCTTTTGAATGTTCAATTTCTCGACTATGAAATGACAGCTATCCTTGACAATGTGGCGCCGGGCTATGATTGGAGTTTGTTTGTTCAACAAAAGTTTACATGCATCAAGCAAGTTAACCAAATGATCTTATGGGCATGTCATCCTTCCAGAAAGGCGCGCTATGATGGTCCTCACTTAGTTGCAAAACTTCTACTACTGAAAGCTAATTGCCAGGAAAATCCTCAAGAATACAGcaatattgaagataaaatatGGAGCTTGgtatttcatttttcaaaactaaACGAAGCAGATTTAActaatattttaaacttGACTAGTTTATACGgattgttgaatattttcatAAGCTACGGTATCATTAAAGTCCCAACTTATATCAGAAAACTAATTAGTTCAGGTATCATGTACATCCCTGACTCAAAGGACAAATTCTTCCATTGTGAACTGTTGATAAATCTGAAAATATCTccattaatgaaaaatcagTACAATATGgtcttgaaaaatattatggAATACGACCCAACGTACTTTATGCAATTTAGTTATGAAAAACTGCAGCTTCTTTTAGCTGCTGTTAAGGAGGAAATGCTGCAGGACAATTTCGAAAATTTGTCCTCTTTGCCTACAAGTGTTAAAATTTGGGTATCTGAATGGTACTTAAGTTACGTATGTTCCTCCTTTGATGGTACATTGAAACAGGTAGATAAAGCTACGGTTATTAAGAATTTCACtatatttggaattcaGTTGaatgaaatatttcatttctATAAGTGGGTTGAATTTATTGTTTACCATCAATTATTATCTGATATGGACTCTCTTGGTTCCTTGATTGACATCCTTTTGTGTTATGAGAACTTGTTTCCAATATTAATCAACGACCAAATTCTCTTTATAAAAACCATTTTACACATATATTCAAAGGAATTACGTTTTAAGGATAAGATTTTGTATGAGTTAATTGAGCTTAACCCATTTTGGAAGTTCTTCATGAAAAGCTTCCCATACCTAGTTGAAATAGATTCTGATTTGCAATTACAACTAGGTGAAGTTTACGAGTCTGAAAGAAATCGTGTTGAAAGGCTAATGAAGTCAAATTCAGATGTTGTTACGTTATACTGCGACATAAATGATATTAAGGGAGAAAGCAGTAGCaaatttggaattcatAATTTCCCAAGCATTTTTCAACAGAACCTTAAGATTTTGTTAAAGTCGGTGGATGAAGATACCGGTGATAAAGCTCGTAAGGGACTTCTCTTACTAATGTTTGCAAATATAGGGGATTATAACAAATTCAtgtcaatatttttgaagagaAAAGATTTTAGTACTAAGCAATTGATTAAGTTGATTTCATTGAAGTTGCTAACTTTAGATCTAGTGCACAAAGTAATTGGCGATGAATTTTTGAGTGACATTATCATCCACAAGGAATATAACTACGGTTTATGGTTTGAACTGCACAAAAAAACATTTATTAAGAAGAACTTTAAACTGGTGGCCTCCTTGTATCAAAATAGTGACGATATCGAAGAGCacaaatttttcattgaCCTTTTGGTGGAATATGGAACTTATTCCAAGTTGCAAGAACAAGTGACAAATATTATTTGCAATTATCTAAAAGAACACAGAAGGGATTATTCTCTAATTGTTGAATTACTCAAGTATGGTGTTCCTGAGGGATTATTAGAGCCTATAAAATGTGTTAACCCAACAGAATTGTATAGGCAGTTGAACTTTACTAGTGTTTGGATATTTCAAGCGCTTACAAAGTACTACACCGAAGCACTCCTCAACAATGATTTAAATGATGGACAAACAATGTCAAACTTTGTGTTTGACATTATTGATTTAACACAATATGATGTAACCTGCTCCCATGTTTTCGATATGGTTACACAAGTAGATGTAATTGAGAAACTTTTGCAAGTTGTGGAAGctgatttttttcaaaaatgccTATCAGATGAGCCAGACGATGTCCAATTTTTGGCAGTAATGATTGAGACGATTATGAAATTATCCAGAAAAGTGACTCAGGGTAATGGAGGTATTACAATGACCGAAAAGTCGTTTCAATTGTTGCAACGTTCAATGGTTAAGTTTAGACAAATGGATAAGGAAGCATTGTCTAATGCAGAAAtgaagttgaatatttatctCAAGATATTCACTGTGCATCAAAAGttcatctttcaaaaaatatgtGATACCCTACGGAACAGCATTAATTCGGATGGGAGTAACTTAGTAACAGCTTTACGTGAGTTGTTTGAAAACACAGGcttcaatttgaaattaaaacTATTGTTGTACGAcattttatcttctttgaagtCTTTTGTAATCTATGAATCAACTAAAAAGGGCGAGTACACACTAGACCAACGCAAGATTCAAGTACCCGAGGAACTGCATAACTTGCCACCATTTCACATTTCGTCATTTTTAGACGAACATCCATCAACTACTATGAATGATTTCAGTTTATTGGGATTAGTTGAGCATCAAGTCCAATCAGAAGGTGAGGAAACCTCCCACTTTTTTATCTATAACAAAGAGACGAAAGAATACGAATGTAGTCTATACGTCGAACCTTTCCAATTGCTGATGAACCATCAGAATAGGGAACCAAG is part of the Eremothecium cymbalariae DBVPG#7215 chromosome 2, complete sequence genome and encodes:
- the SRB8 gene encoding Srb8p (similar to Ashbya gossypii AGL226C), which gives rise to MPPSKYILTPPEDLHPLAAKSANSQNVYPDFDPWAHNEVEDKILLSFVAKGHYNSAKVNFESISARSSLQESLPKVADMLAEQFSKVVNLREQTINKVSSVPDKSIGGKPRFTDLAGPGFSLPNRVTLTDQRKSQWLQELSSPNVSLFKLCRSIPHGFKRKQILEQCYLRQIPLQRAIWLIKSSYSMEWKSLMSKLKPGQINKTIISQLYNLWTNNMVSIMERLVFEMPKYYNDNAQLKVWKLRVSYYINLLGNCYSMGLMDKAVFNHWLVEFVEKVENFEFLPLTLHLLNVFWCGICPLTNDLDSSNDTFLISKITSVLLQKYHIVSQSKSMINDENYIINDLQRNAKLKENILFRIKSYILDIFHNQSLEAFIMPNQNWDTYKNCLYEIIALEKIVGEQYTVIKRKMELITYRNDSLKFNSFIQCPKGSPLLCDSESSMDYNSKYDLHSLLNVQFLDYEMTAILDNVAPGYDWSLFVQQKFTCIKQVNQMILWACHPSRKARYDGPHLVAKLLLLKANCQENPQEYSNIEDKIWSLVFHFSKLNEADLTNILNLTSLYGLLNIFISYGIIKVPTYIRKLISSGIMYIPDSKDKFFHCELLINLKISPLMKNQYNMVLKNIMEYDPTYFMQFSYEKLQLLLAAVKEEMLQDNFENLSSLPTSVKIWVSEWYLSYVCSSFDGTLKQVDKATVIKNFTIFGIQLNEIFHFYKWVEFIVYHQLLSDMDSLGSLIDILLCYENLFPILINDQILFIKTILHIYSKELRFKDKILYELIELNPFWKFFMKSFPYLVEIDSDLQLQLGEVYESERNRVERLMKSNSDVVTLYCDINDIKGESSSKFGIHNFPSIFQQNLKILLKSVDEDTGDKARKGLLLLMFANIGDYNKFMSIFLKRKDFSTKQLIKLISLKLLTLDLVHKVIGDEFLSDIIIHKEYNYGLWFELHKKTFIKKNFKLVASLYQNSDDIEEHKFFIDLLVEYGTYSKLQEQVTNIICNYLKEHRRDYSLIVELLKYGVPEGLLEPIKCVNPTELYRQLNFTSVWIFQALTKYYTEALLNNDLNDGQTMSNFVFDIIDLTQYDVTCSHVFDMVTQVDVIEKLLQVVEADFFQKCLSDEPDDVQFLAVMIETIMKLSRKVTQGNGGITMTEKSFQLLQRSMVKFRQMDKEALSNAEMKLNIYLKIFTVHQKFIFQKICDTLRNSINSDGSNLVTALRELFENTGFNLKLKLLLYDILSSLKSFVIYESTKKGEYTLDQRKIQVPEELHNLPPFHISSFLDEHPSTTMNDFSLLGLVEHQVQSEGEETSHFFIYNKETKEYECSLYVEPFQLLMNHQNREPSMNGHCFNDTALSLSLFDARFDKKNPT